The following coding sequences lie in one Panicum virgatum strain AP13 chromosome 6N, P.virgatum_v5, whole genome shotgun sequence genomic window:
- the LOC120678431 gene encoding chloride channel protein CLC-f-like, with protein MAGSDLEPLRAGAAALPSSSDPDSPATPRRSRMRDLLRNLDRRLSNRSRGGEGAAAPGHSGAEAGASPRRGEEDSDELGDGAPPEWALLLVGCLLGLATGICVAVFNRGVHVIHEWAWAGTPTEGAAWLRLQRLADTWHRILLIPVTGGVVVGMMHGLLEIFEQIKQSLSSQREGIDPMAAIFPTIKAIQAAITLGTGCSLGPEGPSVDIGKSCANGCAEMMENNRERRIALVAAGSAAGIASGFNAAVAGCFFAIETVLRPLRAENSPPFTTAMIILASVISSTVSNVLLGEKAAFIVPTYELKSAAELPLYLILGMLCGVVSVAFRQLVVWFTKTFDLIRKKFGLPAVVCPALGGLGAGLIALRYPGILYWGFTNVDEILHTGKSASAPGIWLLAQLAAAKVVATALCKGSGLVGGLYAPSLMIGAAVGAVFGGSAAELINSAIPGNTAVAHPQAYALVGMAATLASVCSVPLTSVLLLFELTKDYRILLPLMGAVGLAIWVPSVVNQSGSKDSEATSPRHGYSSLLPPADRNETDWRRQDRDDVELAILDVDPYNYGSNNEEMLLDDLKVSQAMSKHYVKVTPTFTIKETTRLMQEKQQSCVLVVDNEDFLEGIVTLGDIRRKGYEPSENSHSTGENSSTLDENSSPVSSCLTRGFQFHGNERGLVTCFPDTDLSTAKVLMEVKGIKQLPVVKRGAGRRNDGRRKVLGLLHYDSIGWCLREELERWKAIYQRENFQQTTVNGH; from the exons ATGGCGGGGAGCGACCTGGAGCCGCtgcgcgccggcgcggccgcgctgccgtcgtcgtcggaccCGGACTCGCCCGCGACCCCGCGGCGGAGCCGCATGCGGGACCTCCTGCGGAACCTGGACCGCCGGCTCTCGAACcggagccgcggcggcgagggcgccgcGGCCCCGGGGCacagcggcgcggaggcgggggcTTCGCCGAGGAGGGGCGAGGAGGACAGCGACGAGCTTGGGGACGGCGCGCCGCCCGAGTGGGCGCTGCTGCTCGTCGGGTGCCTCCTCGGGCTCGCCACCGGCATCTGCGTCGCGGTGTTCAATCGTGGG GTACATGTTATACATGAATGGGCATGGGCAGGCACACCCACAGAGGGTGCTGCTTGGCTCCGTCTTCAGAGGCTGGCCGATACTTGGCATAGGATTTTGTTGATTCCAGTGACTGGTGGAGTAGTTGTTGGGATGATGCATGGATTATTGGAGATCTTTGAGCAGATAAAGCAATCATTATCATCTCAAAGGGAAGGTATTGATCCTATGGCCGCAATCTTTCCCACAATCAAGGCCATCCAAGCTGCCATTACTTTAGGAACGGGGTGTTCACTGGGGCCAGAAGGGCCTAGTGTTGATATTGGCAAATCTTGTGCAAATGGATGTGCTGAAATGATGGAGAACAACAGGGAACGGAGGATTGCTCTTGTTGCAGCTGGATCGGCTGCTGGAATTGCTTCAg GTTTCAATGCAGCAGTTGCTGGATGCTTTTTTGCTATCGAAACAGTATTGAGACCTCTTCGAGCAGAGAACTCACCACCATTTACTACTGCCATGATTATATTGGCATCAGTTATATCATCAACTGTGTCCAATGTTTTGCTAGGGGAAAAGGCAGCGTTTATTGTCCCGACGTATGAACTAAAATCTGCTGCTG AGTTGCCACTCTACCTTATTCTAGGCATGCTTTGTGGAGTTGTGAGTGTGGCATTCAGGCAGTTGGTTGTTTGGTTCACCAAGACTTTTGACTTGATAAGGAAAAAGTTTGGCCTTCCTGCTGTAGTATGTCCTGCTTTAGGTGGTCTTGGAGCAGGTTTAATAGCACTAAGGTACCCTGGGATATTATATTGGGGTTTCACTAATGTTGATGAGATTTTACATACTGGTAAAAGTGCTTCTGCCCCTGGAATCTGGCTTTTAGCTCAATTAGCTGCTGCAAAAGTTGTTGCAACTGCACTTTGCAAAGGTTCTGGTCTTGTTGGTGGCCTTTATGCTCCAAGTTTGATGATTGGCGCTGCTGTTGGTGCTGTTTTTGGAGGCTCAGCAGCAGAATTAATAAACTCTGCCATTCCGGGTAACACTGCTGTCGCACATCCTCAAGCTTATGCGCTA GTGGGAATGGCTGCTACGCTGGCTTCAGTCTGTTCTGTCCCATTGACATCTGTGCTACTGCTCTTTGAATTGACCAAGGATTACAGAATTCTACTTCCTCTGATG GGAGCTGTTGGTTTAGCAATATGGGTCCCCTCTGTTGTAAATCAATCTGGTAGCAAAGATAGTGAGGCAACATCTCCTCGACATGGTTACTCTTCACTATTACCTCCTGCTGATAGGAACGAGACAGATTGGAGGCGACAAGATAGGGATGATGTTGAACTTGCAATTCTTGATGTTGATCCCTACAACTATGGTAGTAACAATGAGGAGATGCTTCTAGATGACTTAAAG GTATCGCAAGCAATGTCAAAGCATTATGTGAAGGTCACGCCTACATTCACCATCAAGGAGACAACAAGGCTGATGCAAGAGAAGCAGCAAAGTTGTGTTCTTGTTGTAGATAATGAAGATTTTCTGGAGGGAATTGTAACATTAGGTGATATTCGTCGTAAAGGATATGAACCAAGTGAAAATTCTCATAGTACAGGGGAAAATTCATCTACCTTGGAT GAAAATTCTTCTCCTGTCTCATCATGCCTCACACGAGGTTTTCAGTTCCATGGCAATGAAAGAGGACTAGTAACCTGCTTTCCTGATACAGACCTGAGCACTGCTAAGGTTCTAATGGAAGTGAAAGGAATTAAGCAACTTCCAGTGGTCAAACGGGGTGCTGGTCGAAGAAATGATGGAAGGCGTAAGGTCCTTGGTCTTCTTCATTATGATTCAATAGGATGGTGCTTGAG GGAAGAGCTTGAGCGGTGGAAGGCAATATACCAGAGAGAGAATTTCCAGCAGACAACAGTGAATGGGCACTGA
- the LOC120678223 gene encoding uncharacterized protein LOC120678223: MPLHPLLLLHASPSSAAAPEPVLRSARLPIEASTCRLTPPSIRGCFLPLLCLSANALPSRQPELAAWDKKKREVRLRPSKRNKGNWKWEDVCYMGSKTCSNKVCFYHSI; the protein is encoded by the exons ATGCCTCTCCATCCTCTGCTGTTACTCCATGCCTCTccatcctctgctgctgctcctgagcCCGTCCTGCGCTCCGCCCGGCTGCCGATTGAAGCCTCCACCTGCAGATTGACGCCTCCATCGATTCGTGGCTGCTTCCTTCCTCTGCTCTGCCTCTCTGCCAACGCCCTTCCTTCACGTCAGCCAGAG CTTGCTGCTTGGGacaagaagaaaagagaagtCAGGCTCAGGCCATCAAAAAG GAACAAGGGCAACTGGAAGTGGGAGGATGTCTGCTACATGGGCTCCAAAACTTGCAGCAACAAGGTATGTTTCTATCACTCCATCTAG
- the LOC120679236 gene encoding uncharacterized protein LOC120679236 gives MEDEQKAASFLDVPEDIPIATKSLTIRTSAAGCGGGSDRSCPISPAISITPHLYSPSPPSSAFVSALQSPYISPRVLEPPAPAPAPQPRQETKAAGASVATTAAPSPASCSNGSHSEDIDAPNAPSAPRTPPSERYDSSGIDAAKISDGGGGALPPRVSFSFPVPRVSFTRGSVASPSSNAKLRSCDVYIGYHGNGGLGRFCKWLKSELELQGIASFVADRAKYSDSQNHEVADRIICSVAFGVVVVTMSSFLNPFSLEEIRFFAQKKNLVPILFDTDPSEIAGLFDGKLEDKEGKEAFEGLMRCHEFKLEANESNSRSCVLRTVTLLRSKLGRKNIAEKENEASEGLPFPRNRHFVGREKELSEIEGMLFGSTVDIQEDCPRASSTNERSSGVSDGFADEDSDTARKSNDRYISLEMRKCKEPTLEAWIDPVIELSAGKSRSLQKQRSKHRRSRFRCNSKGYNISNVICINGSSGIGKTELALEFAYRYSQRYKMVLWIGGEARYLRQNILNLSMNLGLDISAEAEKDRGRIRSFEEQEFDAFQRVKRELFRDVPYLLVIDNLESERDWWEGKDLHDFIPRNTGATHVIVTTRLPRVMNLEPMQLPQLSYIDAMALIQGKRKKDYPPEETEVLRKFDERLGRLSFGLWVVGSLLSELMIAPSTLFEAVERISLSENLFPIGANDDGFCRNNSFLIKVLVFCFALMDRAKGGSLTSRMVIAGSWLAPAPVSSTLLAATASKVPMKGSGVHLFGESLKTAFLCGTHCFLAPNGRKAEVESALLLVNLGLARKANRHPGCWIQFHPITQLFGKIRGGLAPTTAAVNGVMRAGNPSVYSDHLWASAFLVFGFKSEPPAVQLKAVDMVLFIKKTALPLAIDSFMSFSRCGSALELLKVCTNVLEEVEKSYATRMQDWNRGSLCWRKKLQPNHRVDEFVWQEVTLLKATLLETRAKLLLRGGLFDTGEELCRTCISIRTVMLGHSHAQTLAAQETLAKLVRYRSKI, from the coding sequence CACCACCGCGGCGCCGTCACCGGCGTCATGCTCCAATGGGTCCCACTCGGAGGATATCGACGCGCCTAACGCGCCCAGTGCGCCGCGCACGCCACCGTCGGAGCGCTACGACTCCAGCGGCATCGACGCGGCCAAGAtttccgacggcggcggcggggcccttcCCCCACGCGTATCGTTCTCGTTCCCCGTGCCGCGGGTCTCCTTCACCAGGGGCTCCGTGGCATCGCCGTCCTCCAACGCCAAGCTCCGGAGCTGCGACGTGTACATTGGCTACCACGGCAACGGCGGTCTCGGCAGGTTCTGCAAGTGGCTCAAATCAGAACTTGAGCTGCAGGGCATTGCCTCTTTCGTTGCTGACCGTGCAAAGTACTCGGACTCGCAGAACCATGAGGTTGCAGACCGGATTATTTGCTCGGTTGCATTTGGTGTTGTGGTTGTCACCATGTCAAGTTTCCTCAATCCATTTAGCCTTGAGGAGATCAGATTCTTTGCTCAGAAGAAGAACCTGGTGCCTATATTGTTCGATACTGACCCGTCAGAGATTGCGGGGCTTTTTGATGGTAAATTGGAGGATAAGGAGGGGAAGGAAGCATTTGAAGGACTGATGCGGTGCCATGAATTCAAACTCGAGGCGAATGAGAGCAATTCAAGAAGCTGCGTGTTGAGGACAGTTACTCTGCTGCGGTCCAAGCTTGGCCGGAAGAATATAGCTGAAAAGGAGAATGAAGCATCTGAAGGCCTGCCTTTTCCACGCAACCGACATTTTGTTGGAAGGGAGAAGGAACTGAGCGAAATCGAAGGCATGCTCTTTGGGTCGACTGTGGATATCCAAGAAGATTGCCCTAGGGCTTCCAGTACAAATGAGAGATCAAGTGGTGTATCTGATGGATTTGCTGACGAGGATAGTGATACTGCGAGGAAATCTAATGACAGGTACATCAGTCTGGAGATGCGCAAGTGCAAGGAACCAACATTAGAGGCTTGGATTGACCCAGTGATTGAGTTGTCAGCAGGCAAAAGCAGAAGCCTCCAAAAGCAAAGATCAAAGCACAGGAGGTCAAGGTTTCGGTGCAACAGCAAGGGCTATAACATTTCCAATGTAATCTGTATCAATGGTTCTTCAGGCATCGGCAAGACTGAACTGGCGTTGGAGTTTGCTTACAGGTACTCACAGCGGTACAAGATGGTATTGTGGATTGGAGGTGAAGCTCGGTATTTGAGGCAGAATATACTCAATTTATCCATGAATTTGGGATTGGATATTAGTGCTGAGGCTGAGAAGGATAGGGGTAGGATTAGAAGCTTTGAGGAGCAAGAATTTGATGCTTTCCAGCGGGTGAAGCGGGAGCTTTTCCGTGATGTGCCCTATTTGCTTGTAATCGACAACCTTGAGAGTGAAAGGGATTGGTGGGAAGGCAAAGATCTACATGATTTCATCCCAAGGAATACTGGAGCAACGCATGTGATTGTGACCACACGTTTGCCACGTGTGATGAACCTTGAGCCAATGCAGCTACCACAGCTATCGTACATTGATGCAATGGCCTTGATacaggggaagaggaagaaggactACCCGCCTGAGGAAACTGAAGTTCTCAGGAAGTTTGATGAGCGTTTAGGCAGGCTGAGCTTTGGCCTGTGGGTTGTCGGTTCACTGCTCTCTGAGCTTATGATTGCTCCTTCCACCCTATTTGAGGCTGTTGAGAGAATATCGCTCAGCGAGAATTTGTTCCCCATTGGTGCCAATGACGATGGCTTCTGCCGTAATAATTCTTTCTTGATAAAGGTCTTGGTCTTCTGTTTCGCATTGATGGACCGAGCGAAAGGAGGAAGCCTTACCTCAAGGATGGTAATTGCTGGTTCTTGGTTAGCTCCTGCTCCTGTATCATCCACACTATTAGCTGCAACAGCGAGCAAGGTACCAATGAAAGGCAGTGGTGTGCACCTGTTTGGGGAGTCCCTCAAGACTGCATTTCTATGTGGCACACATTGCTTCCTAGCTCCAAATGGGCGGAAGGCTGAGGTGGAGTCGGCGCTCTTACTTGTTAATCTTGGGTTGGCAAGAAAGGCAAATCGACATCCTGGTTGCTGGATCCAATTCCATCCAATCACACAACTCTTTGGCAAGATCAGGGGAGGTTTGGCGCCTACAACTGCAGCAGTGAATGGAGTGATGAGAGCTGGAAACCCCTCAGTATACTCTGACCACCTGTGGGCTAGTGCATTCCTTGTGTTTGGTTTCAAGTCTGAGCCTCCGGCCGTTCAGCTCAAAGCAGTCGACATGGTCCTCTTCATCAAGAAGACGGCACTGCCCCTGGCAATCGATTCCTTCATGTCATTCTCACGGTGTGGTTCAGCTCTAGAGCTGCTCAAGGTCTGCACCAACGTTCTCGAGGAGGTGGAGAAGTCCTATGCGACGCGGATGCAGGACTGGAACCGCGGGTCGCTGtgctggaggaagaagctgcagccgAACCACCGCGTCGACGAGTTTGTCTGGCAGGAGGTGACGCTGCTCAAGGCAACACTGCTGGAGACGAGGGCGAAGCTGCTTCTCCGAGGCGGGCTGTTCGACACCGGCGAGGAGCTGTGCAGGACCTGCATCAGCATCCGGACCGTCATGCTCGGCCACAGCCATGCCCAGACGCTAGCTGCCCAGGAGACACTGGCGAAGCTGGTCAGATACAGGAGTAAGATATGA